In Camelina sativa cultivar DH55 chromosome 17, Cs, whole genome shotgun sequence, the genomic stretch TCACTCTGATCAGCCGACAAAGAGTAGACATAGCTGGACCATTCCCGCTTCTCTAGAACCCTCATCCTCAACTTAACGGGAAATCCACCATCATAACCATACTCCAAATCAATCCCACATAGTTTCCCCTTGTAgtttatcaaattatcaaaacgGCAATTCGGGTCAAGGAGCTTGAATGTCTCAGaactaacatcaaagcaaactatcacATTAGACCTTCTTCCATCATAATTAACATGAGCTGAGTAATACAAAACACCATCGATGCATATCCTTTCCCAAAAAGGCTCATGTGTAAATGGACATCGGATCCTCCTCCATCTCAATTCCCCAGTTCCTAGTGTCAGAATATAATGATCTGTACCACTGGAAGCTATATAATCACGAGTAGTCATGAACAATACCTTGAATTCCTTTTCAACCGGATCAAACCCTAAATAGCTATACGAATAGCTATGCGAAACACCTCTGAGTTCAGGTAAGATCACATACTGTCCTGTAAGAGGGTTACATATCACATGCTttagatcttcatcttctcttgGAATACACATCTTATGGAAGTAGATCAATCCAGAGGCATAGCTGCATTCGTATCCGCTTGTTCCTCTAGAGAACTTGATATGAAAATCAGCGGCAGATACTACAAGAGAAGATTTCTTACATGGATTCTGAGGCTGAGGAGTTGAGTAAAAGCTCCACTCACCGTGTTGTGGTTGTTTAACCCCAATTAAGAGTCGTCGACGAGCTTTGGACCTTGTTTGATACAAGTTGGTGAAATCGTCACGGTGGAATCCAGATCTCATTAGAGCCGAGGACTTCCATCCCTTCGACACGCAACGACACCTAGCTATTGATTTTGCTGGCAATTTCGACAGTATCTTGATGAGGAGATCATCTGGAATTGAATCAAAAGGTTTTGAGCTATCCATGATTCGAGCGAGACTCGAGAGAATACAAATcgcacagagagagagagactcgaGATCTCCCTAATCAATAAAAAAGTTTAGGGCGGTGTTGGATTTGATTTGGAAGCCTAATCAGGATCGGCACTGACGTAAGACCCAATAAGCATGGGCTTTTAACCATCCAATGTTATAATGAAGTAATTATTCATCACTAAACTTGACACATGTTTTAACACTTGTCATGTTTATCTCCTTTGATTAAGTGACTCATCCTTAATTTTGTACCTATAAATATGTGATGAGAATGAGATATAGACAAGAGAAGATTTCAAAGTGAAGAGATGTGTTAGTGTTGttcttcctcactctctctctcacctcatgtttcttttctattttctttgtgCAATTATATAGTtgcataaacataaacatatacatacatatatatatataataatcttcTATATTTGCGTTATTATTttcaacacgttatcagcacgatcgtCTCTCTGCTCCAACCGATCCAACCGTTTCTATACAGATCACTCTTTTGAGGTAACATCTAATTTATgtcaaatttgtttatttaaaatttctttaaattcctttaaattcaagaatatatatatgagatatttaCGGAGTAAAAAGACTATGTCTTCTCCTTGATcataatggtaggctctgcctccttgatcatataGATCTACATTCTTGATCAGAAAGATAGGCTCTGCCTTCTCGATCATATGTtaagatttatattatattatggaAGGCTCTGC encodes the following:
- the LOC104757487 gene encoding putative F-box protein At1g30930; its protein translation is MDSSKPFDSIPDDLLIKILSKLPAKSIARCRCVSKGWKSSALMRSGFHRDDFTNLYQTRSKARRRLLIGVKQPQHGEWSFYSTPQPQNPCKKSSLVVSAADFHIKFSRGTSGYECSYASGLIYFHKMCIPREDEDLKHVICNPLTGQYVILPELRGVSHSYSYSYLGFDPVEKEFKVLFMTTRDYIASSGTDHYILTLGTGELRWRRIRCPFTHEPFWERICIDGVLYYSAHVNYDGRRSNVIVCFDVSSETFKLLDPNCRFDNLINYKGKLCGIDLEYGYDGGFPVKLRMRVLEKREWSSYVYSLSADQSEVVKVKENLSVVGVTASGEIVLSTDSASNPFYVFYFNPERNTLQVVEMQGVGDSCDWRYAFVEDYVEDTSVTDAMQLKSALLQLGRSIVPERPKPQQRREEHTIVPERPEPQRRLYAKPQRRDTSLDEEQNIVAERPEPQRRRDTSPDLSKSPQSVKNKEQNGCGSSSANLLFRSVSLAILCFGTLSYVFFVQNKKK